A region of the Nocardia nova SH22a genome:
CCGGACGCGAGAAACGCGAGCGGCGATTTCTAGCAATGTTAGGAACTCAAGCAAAGGTAACACCGGCACGCAAGATTGTCTAGCGTTGCTAGATCCAGGATCACCTCGGCGGCACGACGCCGGAATCGGCAAGCCGCCCAGAATGTTCCGATCCGGCGACCACCCGACGCAGGTCAGCCCTGGACGTGCGAGGGAATCCAGGCAACCCACTACGGCATCCACCCCGCGAACATGCGCTAGAGTCGAACACATGTTCGATATGCCGCAGGTCCCGTACGCCCGGGCGGCGATTCTGCATGCCGATCTGGACTCGTTCTATGCCTCGGTCGAGCAACGGGACGCTCCGCACCTGCGCGGAAAACCGGTGATCGTCGGTGGCGGTGTGGTGCTCGCGGCGAGCTACGAGGCCAAGGCGTGCGGGGTACGAACTCCGATGAACGCCCGCCAGGCCCTGCGGTTGTGCCCGCATGCCGTCGTGGTGCCCCCGCGCATGAAGGCGTACGCACAGGCCAGCCGGGAGGTGTTCGAGATCTTCCGCGACACCACACCCGAAGTGGAGGGCATTTCGATCGACGAGGCATTTCTGGATGTGAGTGGGCTGCACCGCATTTCGGGCGCGCCGGTCGATATCGCCGCGACCCTCCGCGCGCGCGTCCGCGCCGAGGTGGGCCTGCCCATCTCGGTCGGGGTGGCGCGCAGCAAATTCCTGGCCAAGGTGGCCAGCGCCGTATCCAAACCCGACGGGTTGTTGCTGGTACCGCCCGATGCCGAACTCGAATTCCTGCACCCGCTCCCGGTCGAGCGGTTGTGGGGCGTCGGCGAGGTCACCGCCCGGATGTTGCACGAGCACGGCATCACCCGCATCGGTCAGCTGGCCGCGACCGATCCGATGGAGTTGTCCGGTCTGCTGGGCCGCGCGGCCGGTCGCCACCTGCACGCCCTGGCCTGGGCTCGTGATCCGCGACGGGTCGACACCGGTCGGCGCCGCCGCTCGATCGGCGCTCAGCGCGCACTCGGCACCCGGGCGCGCACCCCGGCCGAGATCGAGGCCTATCTGCACGGGCTGGCCGACCGGCTCGGCCATCGGCTGCGGGCGGCGCAGCGCATCTGCCGGACGGTGATCCTGCGCCTGCGATTCGCCGATTTCGGCCGCGCCACCCGCTCGCACACCCTCGCCGCGGCCACCGACGATGGGCACACCATCCTCGGCGCCGCACGGACCCTGCTGGCGGCGGCCCAGCCGCTCATCCGCGAACGCGGTATCACGCTGATCGGCCTGGCGCTGACGAACTTGCAGAACACCGATCCGCGGCAGCTGGCACTCCCACTCGACGCCCGCCCGGACACCACCCTGGACGCGACCCTCGACGCGGTCCGTGATCGGTTCGGCGCGGGCACCATCACCCGCGCCGCTCTCCTCGGGCGTGGCGAGGGCCTGTCGGTTCCTCTACTCCCCGACTGACAGCTCTGCGGAACTCGCGGGGAGCATGCCGCGCGCGACCAGGTCATCGAACAGGAGGCGATCGACCGGCGGCACCTCCGCGCGCTGCGCATACTCGAACCACGCGAGTTCGTCGATCTCACTGCTCGGGGCGAGGGTTCCGGCATAGTCGGCGGTGTAGCAGGCCATGCGCACCGAACCCGCTGCGGCGCCGGGTAATTCGGCCTCGTAGGTGCCGACGTGGCGCACCGTTTCGGGCAGCAGTGCGACGGTCAGTTCCTCGTCGATCTCCCGCACCAGGGTCTCCAGATCGGTTTCCGCGCCCTCCCGCTTACCGCCCGGGATGTAGAACTCGTCCTTACCGCGCGGCCGCGCACACAGGATCCGCCCCTCCTCGATCAGCACCCAGGC
Encoded here:
- a CDS encoding NUDIX hydrolase: MRIESSRRLIDTVAWVLIEEGRILCARPRGKDEFYIPGGKREGAETDLETLVREIDEELTVALLPETVRHVGTYEAELPGAAAGSVRMACYTADYAGTLAPSSEIDELAWFEYAQRAEVPPVDRLLFDDLVARGMLPASSAELSVGE
- the dinB gene encoding DNA polymerase IV is translated as MFDMPQVPYARAAILHADLDSFYASVEQRDAPHLRGKPVIVGGGVVLAASYEAKACGVRTPMNARQALRLCPHAVVVPPRMKAYAQASREVFEIFRDTTPEVEGISIDEAFLDVSGLHRISGAPVDIAATLRARVRAEVGLPISVGVARSKFLAKVASAVSKPDGLLLVPPDAELEFLHPLPVERLWGVGEVTARMLHEHGITRIGQLAATDPMELSGLLGRAAGRHLHALAWARDPRRVDTGRRRRSIGAQRALGTRARTPAEIEAYLHGLADRLGHRLRAAQRICRTVILRLRFADFGRATRSHTLAAATDDGHTILGAARTLLAAAQPLIRERGITLIGLALTNLQNTDPRQLALPLDARPDTTLDATLDAVRDRFGAGTITRAALLGRGEGLSVPLLPD